A DNA window from Drosophila pseudoobscura strain MV-25-SWS-2005 chromosome 2, UCI_Dpse_MV25, whole genome shotgun sequence contains the following coding sequences:
- the CtBP gene encoding C-terminal-binding protein isoform X9, with protein MDKNLMMPKRSRIDVKGTFANGPLQARPLVALLDGRDCSIEMPILKDVATVAFCDAQSTSEIHEKVLNEAVGALMWHTIILTKEDLEKFKALRIIVRIGSGTDNIDVKAAGELGIAVCNVPGYGVEEVADTTMCLILNLYRRTYWLANMVREGKKFTGPEQVREAAHGCARIRGDTLGLVGLGRIGSAVALRAKAFGFNVIFYDPYLPDGIDKSLGLTRVYTLQDLLFQSDCVSLHCTLNEHNHHLINEFTIKQMRPGAFLVNTARGGLVDDETLALALKQGRIRAAALDVHENEPYNGALKDAPNLICTPHAAFFSDASATELREMAATEIRRAIVGNIPDVLRNCVNKEYFMRTPPTAAAGGVAAAVYPEAPECARP; from the exons ATGGACAAGAATCTGATGATGCCGAAGCGCTCGCGCATTGACGTTAAAGGCACCTTCGCCAACGGGCCACTGCAGGCGCGTCCGCTGGTGGCCCTGCTGGACGGCCGGGACTGTTCGATCGAGATGCCCATACTGAAGGATGTGGCCACGGTTGCCTTCTGCGATGCACAAAGCACCTCCGAAATACACGAGAAG GTACTCAACGAGGCAGTCGGGGCACTGATGTGGCACACCATCATCTTGACAAAGGAGGATCTTGAGAAGTTCAAAGCTTTACGCATCATCGTGCGCATCGGCAGCGGCACAGACAACATCGATGTGAAGGCAGCGGGCGAACTGGGCATCGCCGTGTGCAACGTTCCCGGCTACGGTGTCGAGGAGGTGGCCGACACAACGATGTGCCTGATCCTGAACCTATACCGGCGCACATACTGGCTGGCGAATATGGTGCGCGAAGGCAAAAAGTTCACGGGCCCCGAGCAAGTGCGGGAGGCAGCGCAT GGCTGTGCCCGCATACGCGGTGATACCTTAGGCCTAGTCGGACTGGGTCGCATTGGCAGCGCCGTGGCCTTGAGAGCAAAAGCATTTGGCTTCAatgtcatcttctacgatccCTACCTACCCGACGGCATTGATAAGTCACTGGGCCTCACACGCGTCTACACGCTGCAGGATCTGCTATTCCAGTCCGACTGCGTCTCACTGCATTGCACGCTCAACGAGCACAATCATCATTTAATCAATGAATTCACAATTAAACAG ATGCGACCTGGTGCATTTCTGGTGAACACCGCCCGCGGCGGTCTGGTCGATGACGAGACATTGGCGTTGGCGCTGAAACAGGGCCGGATAAGAGCTGCCGCATTGGATGTGCACGAAAACGAACCTTACAAT GGCGCCCTCAAGGATGCCCCCAATCTGATTTGCACACCGCACGCCGCCTTCTTCAGCGACGCGTCCGCCACGGAGCTGCGCGAAATGGCAGCCACTGAGATCCGGCGAGCAATCGTCGGCAATATTCCAGACGTGCTGAGGAATTGTGTCAACAAGGAGTACTTCATGCGCACGCCGCCCACCGCTGCGGCCGGTGGCGTTGCGGCGGCTGTTTATCCCGAAG
- the CtBP gene encoding C-terminal-binding protein isoform X7, translating to MDKNLMMPKRSRIDVKGTFANGPLQARPLVALLDGRDCSIEMPILKDVATVAFCDAQSTSEIHEKVLNEAVGALMWHTIILTKEDLEKFKALRIIVRIGSGTDNIDVKAAGELGIAVCNVPGYGVEEVADTTMCLILNLYRRTYWLANMVREGKKFTGPEQVREAAHGCARIRGDTLGLVGLGRIGSAVALRAKAFGFNVIFYDPYLPDGIDKSLGLTRVYTLQDLLFQSDCVSLHCTLNEHNHHLINEFTIKQMRPGAFLVNTARGGLVDDETLALALKQGRIRAAALDVHENEPYNVFQGALKDAPNLICTPHAAFFSDASATELREMAATEIRRAIVGNIPDVLRNCVNKEYFMRTPPTAAAGGVAAAVYPEAPECARP from the exons ATGGACAAGAATCTGATGATGCCGAAGCGCTCGCGCATTGACGTTAAAGGCACCTTCGCCAACGGGCCACTGCAGGCGCGTCCGCTGGTGGCCCTGCTGGACGGCCGGGACTGTTCGATCGAGATGCCCATACTGAAGGATGTGGCCACGGTTGCCTTCTGCGATGCACAAAGCACCTCCGAAATACACGAGAAG GTACTCAACGAGGCAGTCGGGGCACTGATGTGGCACACCATCATCTTGACAAAGGAGGATCTTGAGAAGTTCAAAGCTTTACGCATCATCGTGCGCATCGGCAGCGGCACAGACAACATCGATGTGAAGGCAGCGGGCGAACTGGGCATCGCCGTGTGCAACGTTCCCGGCTACGGTGTCGAGGAGGTGGCCGACACAACGATGTGCCTGATCCTGAACCTATACCGGCGCACATACTGGCTGGCGAATATGGTGCGCGAAGGCAAAAAGTTCACGGGCCCCGAGCAAGTGCGGGAGGCAGCGCAT GGCTGTGCCCGCATACGCGGTGATACCTTAGGCCTAGTCGGACTGGGTCGCATTGGCAGCGCCGTGGCCTTGAGAGCAAAAGCATTTGGCTTCAatgtcatcttctacgatccCTACCTACCCGACGGCATTGATAAGTCACTGGGCCTCACACGCGTCTACACGCTGCAGGATCTGCTATTCCAGTCCGACTGCGTCTCACTGCATTGCACGCTCAACGAGCACAATCATCATTTAATCAATGAATTCACAATTAAACAG ATGCGACCTGGTGCATTTCTGGTGAACACCGCCCGCGGCGGTCTGGTCGATGACGAGACATTGGCGTTGGCGCTGAAACAGGGCCGGATAAGAGCTGCCGCATTGGATGTGCACGAAAACGAACCTTACAATGTATTTCAA GGCGCCCTCAAGGATGCCCCCAATCTGATTTGCACACCGCACGCCGCCTTCTTCAGCGACGCGTCCGCCACGGAGCTGCGCGAAATGGCAGCCACTGAGATCCGGCGAGCAATCGTCGGCAATATTCCAGACGTGCTGAGGAATTGTGTCAACAAGGAGTACTTCATGCGCACGCCGCCCACCGCTGCGGCCGGTGGCGTTGCGGCGGCTGTTTATCCCGAAG